Proteins encoded within one genomic window of Drosophila willistoni isolate 14030-0811.24 chromosome XL unlocalized genomic scaffold, UCI_dwil_1.1 Seg141, whole genome shotgun sequence:
- the LOC6648906 gene encoding myc protein: MIKQNTYMMDIYGSSPPNMYDYQPIFDFDDNLMDNTDQLPSIQSDVEKVKTDDFYDDCLGDVFGNCMEDDDVICFKKDLQFVDCMWSATASCSKNGGVNNNNSNNCNGNGGNGSNNNSTQIASAASSYSESGALPPAIVTGTTLITDTEAALAAALRLVSSNSSNSSSSTSSCSSSSSSSSSSTTTPPIVIKQEPLDPFDISSSNNNQQQQQQQQRRKYNNSYDKENKRNGSGHINGGSNVKFTDIPPGGSLLRKSCQKSPTTGRNNNNNNNNSNATKCTRPDTPFSPHDEISTCIKGSNNISLSAALSASDFIDHLSRELQNTTKKRISLPFQLTQGGGDINEVLDVLDELSSQQQDTIMTTPTTITTTTNGSSSGIGCSLSLAIDDSGCSSSNSVNMTSPPATSSDCDSDGGDCSMGENSSCSREFSTSSSMRYKNLRHHISDHSYTRCNEMADEHPPLETPSDSDEEIDVVTLTDKKLPTNPSDRDLGALQYQVAHKMIWNGSKKFSHPCYEFSTPASISPVKSVANLSSASSSSSSSSSTSSYSPKNAYNFSNDDYDFGQSSLTSALKMPTAASVTSTTMGKGRKRYFVNLTEANSDEVRPKLKPTSSSSSSASSTTSTPMINKRCRSKKFAASNATNRNNNVSPSNMDMVFPTLGGAASGAGGVSSSSSNSGSTTPTPAMLKRQYSLDEADTIEKRNQHNDMERQRRIGLKNLFEALKKQIPTIRDKERAPKVNILREAAKLCQQLTEDEHTLEKQLQKLREKQRAHQELLHRLRSMKTE, encoded by the exons ATGATTAAACAAAATACCTATATGATGGATATCTATGGCAGTTCACCGCCAAATATGTACGATTATCAACCGATATTCGATTTTGATGATAATCTAATGGATAATACAGATCAATTGCCCAGCATACAGAGCGATGTTGAGAAAGTGAAAACAGATGATTTCTATGATGATTGCCTCGGTGATGTATTTGGCAATTGTATGGAGGACGATGATGTTATATGTTTTAAGAAGGATTTACAATTCGTTGACTGCATGTGGTCGGCAACGGCAAGTTGTAGCAAAAATGGCGgtgtaaataataataattccaATAATTGTAATGGCAATGGCGGcaatggcagcaacaacaattctACACAAATTGCAAGTGCCGCATCAAGTTATAGCGAAAGTGGAGCCCTGCCACCGGCTATTGTGACGGGGACGACATTGATAACTGATACAGAAGCGGCATTAGCGGCAGCATTGAGACTAGTGTCATCGAACAGCAGTAATTCCTCATCATCCACCTCATCTTGCTCCtcctcatcatcgtcatcctcCTCAAGTACAACAACACCGCCCATTGTGATCAAACAGGAACCATTGGATCCTTTTGACATAAGCAGCAGTAAcaataaccaacaacaacaacaacagcaacaacgacgTAAATATAACAATAGCTATGACAAGGAAAATAAACGCAATGGAAGTGGTCATATTAATGGCGGAAGTAATGTTAAATTCACTGATATACCACCCGGTGGTAGTCTATTGCGTAAAAGTTGCCAAAAATCACCAACAACTggtcgcaacaacaacaacaacaacaacaattcaaaTGCCACAAAATGTACACGTCCCGATACTCCATTCAGTCCACATGATGAGATCTCAACCTGTATTAAGGGTAGCAATAATATATCCTTATCGGCAGCATTATCAGCCAGTGATTTCATTGATCATTTGAGTCGTGAGCTACAGAATACGACGAAGAAGCGTATTTCTTTGCCATTTCAATTGACACAGGGTGGAGGAGATATTAATGAAGTGCTTGATGTACTCGATGAATTGAGCTCTCAGCAACAAGATACAATTATGACAACGCcgacaacaataacaacaacaacaaatggatCATCATCAGGGATCGGGTGTTCATTATCATTGGCAATCGATGATAGCGGTTGCAGTAGCAGCAATTCAGTTAATATGACAAGTCCCCCCGCCACATCATCTGATTGCGATTCAGATGGCGGTGATTGTTCCATGGGTGAAAATTCCAGCTGTTCACGTGAATTCTCGACAAGTTCATCAATGCGTTATAAAAATTTACGTCATCACATAAGCGACCATAGTTATACACGTTGCAACGAAATGGCCGATGAGCATCCCCCATTGGAGACACCTTCTGATTCTG ATGAAGAAATCGATGTGGTCACTTTGACTGATAAGAAGTTACCCACAAATCCATCAGATCGCGATCTGGGTGCCCTACAATATCAAGTTGCTCACAAAATGATTTGGAATGGCTCAAAGAAATTTTCACATCCATGCTATGAATTCTCAACACCAGCCAGCATTAGTCCAGTCAAATCGGTGGCAAATCTATcctcagcatcatcatcatcatcttcctCCTCTTCCACATCATCGTATTCGCCCAAGAATGCATACAATTTTTCAAACGATGATTATGACTTTGGGCAATCATCATTAACATCTGCATTAAAGATGCCAACAGCGGCGTCTGTGACATCAACAACAATGGGCAAGGGACGTAAACGTTATTTTGTGAATCTAACTGAAGCCAATTCGGACGAAGTTCGTCCAAAATTGAAACCaacctcatcatcatcatcgtcggcATCGTCAACAACATCGACGCCAATGATTAATAAACGTTGTCGAAGCAAAAAGTTTGCTGCTTCCAACGCCACCAATAGAAATAACAATGTTAGCCCAAGTAATATGGATATGGTCTTTCCAACATTGGGTGGTGCGGCTAGCGGTGCTGGTGGTGTCAGTAGCAGTAGTAGCAATAGCGGCTCTACAACACCCACACCTGCCATGCTGAAGCGCCAATATAGTTTGGATGAGGCCGATACCATCGAGAAGCGTAATCAGCATAATGATATGGAGCGTCAACGTCGCATCGGACTTAAGAATCTGTTCGAAGCACTCAAAAAGCAAATACCAACCATTCGTGATAAGGAGCGAGCGCCGAAGGTGAATATATTGCGTGAGGCGGCCAAATTGTGTCAGCAATTGACCGAAGATGAGCATACATTGGAGAAACAGCTGCAAAAGTTGAGGGAAAAGCAAAGGGCGCATCAAGAATTGCTCCATCGATTGCGTTCAATGAAGACGGAATGA